The sequence CTCACAGGCACGTATTGTTTCGGGACTTAAATCGTTTTATCGTTTCCTTTCGTTAGAAAAGTTAATAGAGTTCGATCCTACCGAACTTCTCGAAACTCCTAAGGTGGGAATGAAACTACCCGAATTTCTTTCGGTAGATGAGATTAATAATATTATCAGTACAATAGATTTATCGACAGCCGAAGGACAACGAAACAAAGCCATATTAGAGACTCTTTATAGTTGCGGTTTGCGAGTTTCGGAACTTACAGGTCTGCGCATTTCAGACCTTCACTTTGAAGAGGGCTTTATTAAAGTAGATGGAAAGGGTGGCAAACAACGACTTGTGCCTATTTCTAAAACAGCAATAAAGGAAATAGAGCTTTACTTCATCGACAGGCATACAATTTCGGTAAAGAAGGGTTTTGAAGATACTGTGTTTTTGAGTAGGAGAGGGACGGCATTGTCGCGAATTATGGTATTTCATATAGTAAAAGTTCATACCGAACTAGCAGGAATAAAGAAAACTGCTAGTCCGCATACGTTTCGCCACTCGTTCGCCACACACTTATTAGAGCGAGGAGCTAACTTAAGAGCAATACAATCAATGCTTGGTCACGAAAAGATTGCAACAACAGAAATTTATACTCACTTGGATAGAGATTTCTTAAGAAGCGAAATATTAGAGCATCACCCAAGAAATAAGAGGAGTGCTAACTCCGAACATTAATCCAATATCACAATTTTAGTAATTAGTAGAAAGCGAGAAGGAAGTTACTATAACTCCCCTTTCGTTGTTAGTATAGAGGCGGGTTGCTTCTTATTAGATACCCCTCGTCGTTGTTACTAGATAGGCGAGGTGCTTCTTAGTAGAGACCCGATGCCTCTCTTTATAGAACCGCCTAATCTCTCTTAGTAGAACCACCCCGTCGTTCTTAGTAGAGACACCTCGCCGATCTACTAAGAGAGAGGAGGGGTCTCTTAGTAGAGAGACGACCCTAAGTGAAGCTTTGCATTTTAAGGAATAAAACACTTGTAGAAATAGAGATACTACCTCTGTGTTAACTGTTGTTTAATCAAGTACTTACTTTGGGGAAGTAGTTTTTTGTTATTGCTATTTCTTTAAGTGAATTTTTTGAATAACAGGATTGTTTTCTTCAAGAGGATTTTCTTCATCAACACTCAATAGAAGATTTACCATTGCATTATCACTGGCTATGTTTGTGCTGAACAAATGCTCTCGTTTCTCTTCTTTAATATCATTATGTACTTCCTTGCAAACGAAAGTTTTATTTTTCTTTTTATCATGAATGCAAAATTTAGCAAAGGCTCCTTCTTTGCCCAGAAGTAAAAACAATAAATTATCATAATCATAAAAACCTCTCAAAAAATATGAAGTTCCTCGCCTTGTGTCAAAGTATTTCCCTTCGCTTATTTCTTCCCCTTGAATATGAATGGTATTTATTAACGAGTCTTTTTGT comes from Dysgonomonadaceae bacterium PH5-43 and encodes:
- a CDS encoding integrase/recombinase XerD (product_source=KO:K04763; cath_funfam=1.10.150.130,1.10.443.10; cog=COG4974; ko=KO:K04763; pfam=PF00589,PF02899; superfamily=56349; tigrfam=TIGR02225), encoding MINEDISYLIESYRTYLLLEKSLSDNSVYAYMDDLNKLINYLKVVNKHPQDVELSDLQDMLTTLHEMNINPRSQARIVSGLKSFYRFLSLEKLIEFDPTELLETPKVGMKLPEFLSVDEINNIISTIDLSTAEGQRNKAILETLYSCGLRVSELTGLRISDLHFEEGFIKVDGKGGKQRLVPISKTAIKEIELYFIDRHTISVKKGFEDTVFLSRRGTALSRIMVFHIVKVHTELAGIKKTASPHTFRHSFATHLLERGANLRAIQSMLGHEKIATTEIYTHLDRDFLRSEILEHHPRNKRSANSEH